The genome window CATGATCACGGACATAGCCATGGTGATGGTGATGAATTTCCAGACCCCCATGTGTGGCATGATGCTAGTAATGGTATGTCCATAGTTAACGTAATTTCGGAACAGTTAGCCCTATTGCAACCTGGTCAGGCTCAACTATACCAAGATCAAGCCAGTATGATCAACAATGACTTAGAAGCCATGGATGGATGGATTAAAGCCCAGATAGAAACTATACCCACAGATCAAAGAATTTTGGTTAGTAACCATGATGCCCTCGGTTATTTCGTTGAGGCCTATGGTTTACAGTCGAATACTGCTTTACAGGGGGTCAGTACTGAGGAAGCCCCTACGGCGGGAAGGGTGGGGGAATTGGTGAGAAAAATTCAAAACACCAACGTGCCGACGATTTTTGTGGAAAGCTCTGTTAATCCAACTTTAATCAATACGGTGGCTAACGAGGCAGGGGTGCAGGTGGCTGATAATCCCTTGTTTGCTGATGGTTTAGGGGAATCTGGTTCGGGAGCAGAAACTTATCAACAAAAATTAATGCTCAATACTCAGACTGTTGTGGAAGGGTTGGAGGGTTCTTTTTCTCCCTTTCAGGGATAGTCGTTCGAGGGTATGGAATAACCAAAAATAAGGTAAATTAAACTTTTATTCTCCATTATCAATTTTCAATTCTTAACTTTTCTTAATATTTTTGGAAAAATTTAATAAAATAGGGACTATAGATATAAATTTGCCCTGTAAGGGAAAGTAAGAATGTCATCAAATTACAGAAAATAAAGAGGGTAAAGAAAATTGATTAAACAAATAATTAGAGAAAAAGAAGGTTATTTTTTCATCGGGCATATATTAGCGATGTTTTTTGGTTTGGCGGGATTATTGTTGGTGTTGCCCCATCCCGAATTTGTTGCCAGTTTACCCCCTATCGGACAATCAGCCTTTAGTTGGTCAATGATTGGAGGGGGTGTGGTATATATGATTTTAGGATGGGCTACGATCGCCATTTTTGCTTATCGTAAACTAGGGTTATGGCACTGGTTAGGGTTTATGATTCCCGCTTTAGGCATTTCATTGACAAGCGAATTGTTAGGAACTAGCACAGGTTTTCCCTTCGGTGATTATCATTACCTTTCTGGGTTGGGATACAAAATTTCTGGGTTAGTACCCTTTACCATTCCCCTTTCTTGGTTTTATCTTGGTTTTTGTGGTTATCTCATCACTAGGGTAGGTTTAGAAAAATTATCATTACCCGTGTTTGTAAAAGATTTAGGGGCGATCGTTTTTGGCTCGTTATTGCTTACCTCATGGGATTTTGTACTAGATCCAGCCATGAGTCAAACCTCTGTACCATTCTGGCTATGGGATCAGCCGGGAGCCTTTTTCGGAATGCCTTACCAAAACTTTGTTGGTTGGTTTGGTACAGGAGTAGTCTTTATGAGTGTATCTACCCTAATTTGGCGCCTAAAACCTATGGACTTTAACCAAATTCCCCTAACCATTCCCATCGGAGTTTATATTGGTAACTTTACCTTTGCCATGGTAATGAGTATCGGGGCAAACTTTTATATCCCCGTACTATTAGGAATTTTCACAGGAATATTACCCCTAGTAATTTTTGTCAATCTTGCCAATAAATCAGATTCTGGTAACTCCATTCCTTTACCATTTCTATCCCAATAAAATCAAGGCAAGAAATATAAAATTTTGCCACTAAACCCCTCTGCCTTTGGCATCTCTCCTTTATAAGGAGGGAAAGAGGGATTTTTTGTGTTTATTGCAGTATTAAAGTTAGGATAAAATAAGCTAAAGGCAACCATATAAATAAACTATCATGACTTCTGCAGAAGTTAATAACCCTAATACCTTACAAAGCATAATTAAATTATTACGGTGGGATAAACCAGCGGGGCGACTGATTTTAATGATTCCAGCCCTTTGGGCAATATTTTTGGCAGGGGAAGGAAAACCGCCCGTTAGTTTAGTATTTATCGTTATTTTAGGTAGTCTTGCCACCAGCGCTGCGGGGTGTGTTGTCAATGATTTATGGGATCGTAATATTGATGATAAGGTAGAAAGAACCAAAAAACGTCCCCTCGCTTCTCGGGCGTTATCTGTAAAGATAGGTATTGCTGTTTTTATTATTTCCCTTGGTTGTGCGGCAGGATTAGCTTTTTTCCTTAATCCTCTCAGTTTTTGGTTGTGTGTGGCTTCTGTGCCTGTGATTATTTGTTATCCTTTGGCGAAAAGGGTTTTTCCTGTGCCTCAGTTGGTGCTATCCATTGCTTGGGGTTTTGCGGTGTTGATTAGTTGGAGTGCGGTAACAGGGGATTTGAGCGATAATGCTTGGATTTTGTGGGGGGCAACGGTGTTATGGACTTTGGGCTTCGATACGGTTTATGCCATGTCTGATAAAAAGGATGATTTACAGGTGGGGATTAATTCTAGTGCTATCTTTTTTGGGGATTTTGTGGCGGATGCCGTGGGTTTATTTTTTGCTCTGACTGCTGGTTTATTTGCTTATCTTGGTACTATAAATGGTTTTTCCTTTATTTTTGGGGTGTCATGGGCGATCGCCGTTATTCTTTGGGTTGGACAGTATATAGAGTTAAGAAAACCTAACCCCGATACCATTAACTATGGTGGTATTTTTGGTCAAAATGTAACCATCGGCTTTATTTTATTATTGGGTATTATTGTAGGCATTCGTTAGGGAAAAAAGGCATTGAGTCAGGAAAATTGGTTAGGTTTAATGATTGGCAATTCTCGCTTACACTGGGCTTATTTTGCCGATAATCAGTTACAACAAACTTGGAATACCATCAAGGGTGATTCTTTACGAGAATTAGAAGATATACTCCCTCCAGAAATTAATAATTATTTAAAAAGAGCAATTCCCCTTTATGTGGCTTCTGTGGTGCCTTCTGCTACCCGTCTATATCTCCAATTGCCCCAAACCATCATCATCGATGTTCAATCGATTCCCATTGAAGGTATCTATAAAACCATGGGGTGCGATCGCACTTTAGCCCTTTGGGGGGGCGGTTGCAAATATGGATTTCCTTCTCTTGTTATCGACAGCGGCACAGCCCTTACCTTTACAGGGGCAAATGAGCATATGGAATTAGTAGGGGGGGCAATCTTGCCAGGGGTAAAACTACAAATAGAAACCCTATTTTTCAACACCGCTGCCCTGCCAGAAGTGGAAATATTAGAAGAGTTTATTCCCCGCTGGGCAAAAAATACCCCCAATGCCATCCAAAGCGGAGTTATTTACAGCATTCTCGGCGGTATCAAAGGATTTATCGATGACTGGTTAGAGAAATATCCCTCCTCTTCCATCATTTTAACGGGGGGAGATACCATCTTATTAAAACAATATTTTGCTAAAATTTATCCATCTTTAGCAGATAAAATTATCTTTGATTCTGATCTAATTTTTTATGGTATGAAAGAGTATAAATTAACTATTTAATTATAATTAGATCATAATATTTTTTATTAATGATAAAAAAAGTAACTTACAAAAAAATTAATGAAAGCCTCACCACAAAATTTAATAAGTTTGTTATATTCATTCATATAACCAAGAATATATTTGCGGTTATTTAAATAATTTTTGCCAATTTTTTTTATTTAACCTAAACTGCAGTTATGAAATTAAAACAATCAATCAAAATTTTGCTATTCGAGGTAATTTTGTCATTCTGTCTTTTTTTCACCATTGAATCAGACTTAATGGCATCAGAAAATTTTATCCCATCAAATTCAATGATTGAATCTTCCGTCGTGTCTAGTGTCGAAGATTATCCCACATTAGAAACAGCCGTAGAACAGTATCTTAAATTCATACCATCAGATTACTATAAAGTCTCCAGTGTCCAAGAATTAAAAGATTTGATGGTAAATAGTCAAGCATTATTAGTTGACGTTAGAGAGCCATCTGAATATAAATCTGGTCATATTCCTAACGCCATCAATATTCCTTTGCGTAGATTATCTCAAAATTTAGATAAAATTCCTTGCGATCGCCCCGTAGTATTATATTGTTCAACGGGTTATCGTTCTTCTATGGGAGTGATGACTTTGCATCTGCTCAACTATGAAAATGTGAAAGGTTTTCCCCCTAGCTTCAGAGCTTGGAAAAATGCCCAAGAGGCGATCGCCTTAAAATAGAAAAAAACAAAATTGATCAATTTATGAGGATTTTTTTATGAACTCAATTTCCTTGAATAAATCTCAAATTAAGTGGATAAAATCTCTATTAATGGTTTGTATTATGTGTGTTTCACTAATTTTGGGAAGCACTTCACCAGCTTTTGCTACCATCAGACAAATAGAAGAATCCCCCGGTCAAATGCTTTATCAATCAAGGCAAAATTTACTAGATGACATGGGAAATTCTTGGCAAACCATTGCATTTAAACGCACCTATCCTGAACGTAGTGCCACTGTTTCTTTACGACTTATCAGCTTGTTTAGTGAAGTAGATTTAGACCATAATCAGCCTTTAATTTTGACCACTTCGTTGGGAAAAACTCTTAGTGCCAAGGACATTTCCAGCACAATTTCTAAAGATAAACCACCCCTAGGAAGTGTTGGAGAATATGATTTTAATTCAGTTTTATCACAACTACAGGCAGAAATTCCCGTTAATTTAACTCTATCAACTACCAATGGAGAATCCATCAGTTTATCTGTTCCCTCTGCTGTTATCAAGGAATGGAAAAAGCTCATAATCGATTGATTAAGTGATAAGCAGGAGGTAATAATTATTGATTGTTTATGCTTCAATCCTTGTTAATAAATATTTTTGAGTTACTGAGTAGAAGCAAATTAATTGTTAATAGCCTATAAAGTTTTTGCTTATTTAACTAACTCTATATAGCTATAAATGTCAATAATTTAAGAACTACTTTTTTTATCAAAAAATGTGGAAATAACTACTTTTTAAAGTTAACAAACTTGATTAATGGTGATGACCCCAATTCAAATCATCATCACCAACATAACGTTTATAATTGAATGAGGAAATAGTTTTAATCACAATATTATATAGTAATGCCGATCGCACCTAGTACCAGTATTAAACCAGAAAATTTAATCACCCCAGACATCTTTAAACCAGCTCGTTATTTAGGTAATGAATTAGGGTCAAAACATAAAGATTGGGAAAGCGCCTCAGTGCGTTGGGTGTTGACATATCCCGAAATTTACGAAGTTGGAGCGTCAAACCTTGGGCATATTATTCTCTACAATATCATTAATGCTCAACCACGGCAAATGTGCGATCGCGCTTACCTTCCTGCCCCCGACTTATCCCAAAAAATGAGGGATACCCATACTCCCCTTTTCGGGCTAGAAACCAAAAAAGACGTAAAAGAATACGACATACTAGGCTTTAGTTTAAGCTATGAACTAGGCGCCACAAATATCCTAGAGATGCTCAGTTTAGCTGATATTCCCCTTACATGGGAAGAAAGAAAAGATACTGATTACCCCCTCATCTTTGCAGGGGGGCAAACAGCCACCTCAAACCCCGAACCCTATGCCGATTTCTTCGATTTTGTAGCCCTCGGTGACGGAGAAGAATTATTACCCGAAATTGGTTTAGTCATTGAAGAAGGCAAAAAAGACGGTTTAACGAGAACAGAATTACTACTTGATCTTGCCCAAGTGCCGGGGGTATATGTACCGCAATTTTATGATATGCAACCCGATGGCAGTGTTAAACCTAACCGTGACGATGTTCCAGAAAGAATTTTGCGCAGGGTAGCCACTCCAATCCCAGCCTATTCTATCGGTTTAGTACCCTATGTGGAAACTGTCCATGATCGCCTTACGGTGGAAATCCGTAGGGGATGCACGAGGGGATGTCGCTTTTGTCAACCAGGAATGTTAACCCGCCCTGCTAGGGATGTGGAACCTGAAGCGGTGGTTGATAGTATTGTAGATGGTATGAAAGCCACGGGGTTTAATGAGTTTTCTCTATTATCCCTCAGCTGTTCTGATTATCTCTCTTTGCCTTCCGTGGGTATCGAAATCAAAAACCGTCTCAAGGATGAAAATATCTCCCTTTCTTTACCTAGTCAAAGGGTAGATCGTTTTGATGAAAACATTGCTAATATTATCGGCGGTACTCGTAAAACGGGTTTAACTTTTGCCCCTGAAGCAGGCACCCAACGAATGCGGGATATTATTAATAAGGGTTTAACCAACGAGGAATTGTTGCGGGGTATTCAAACCGCCGTCAGGGAAGGATGGAATCAGGTCAAACTTTATTTCATGATTGGCTTACCTGGGGAAACCGATGAGGATGTATTGGGTATTGTGGAAACCGTCAAATGGTTACGTCAAGAATGCCATCACCTCAGTAGTAAGCGTCTCAATTTTAATATCACCATCTCCAACTTTACCCCCAAACCCCATACCCCTTTCCAGTGGCACTCTGTTTCTACCTCGGAATTTTTGCGCAAACGGGATTTACTCAAGGATGCTTTTTATCATCTTCGGGGTGTGAAGGTGAATTATACCGATGTGCGTATCTCCGCCATTGAGGATTTTGTGGGTAGGGGCGATCGCACTTTAGCCCCTGTGGTACGTCGGGCGTGGGAATTGGGTGCCGGGATGGACTCTTGGTGGGAAAGCATCGACAAGGCTTATCAGGCATGGGAAACCGCCATCGAAGAAGCCGGGTTAATCTGGAAATATCGTAAAGTCGAAAGTGGTGAATGGAATATTTTTGATGCTCAAAGCCCAGAAGAAAACCATGATAACATCAACTATTATGCCCCGTTACCATGGGATCATTTAGATACGGGTATCGATAAAACATGGCTCAAAGAAGACTTAGAAAAAGCCTTAGCCGAAGCCACCGTGCCAGACTGTGCCTTTGATGGTTGCAGTAGTTGCGGTGTTTGTAGCCCCGATTTTGGTCATAACATCGTTGTCACCCCTCCCCCCATTCCTGACTATGTGGGCAACTTTAAACCTAACCAAGAAAAAGCCCAACGGATTCGAGTATGGTTTGGTAAACAGGGGGATATGGCATTATTAAGCCATCTGGATTTAGTACGCTTGTTCGATCGCGCCGTGAGAAGGGCAAGTCTTCCCATTTCCTACACAGGAGGTTTTCACCCTGGCCCTAAAATTTCCATCGCCCTCGCCCTATCTTTGGGGATGACAAGTAACAGTGAAATTGTTGATTTTGAAAACCATACCCGCATAGATATTGATGAGTTTGTAAAAAAATTACAGGCTCAACTTCCTATGGAATTACCTTTAATTAAGGTGGAAGAATTACCCATAAAATCTGCTAAGGCAACGCAAATATTAGACATAGCGGAATATTTGGTAACCCTATCTGCTGACAACAATATTAGTCTTCATCAGTGGCAACATTGGATTAATGAGGTTAACAATTCCTCGGAAATATTGATGGAAAAAACCTCTAAAAAACGTAAGAAAAAAATGGTCAATTTAAAGGCTAATTTATTAAGTTTATGCTTGGCTGATGATAATTTTGAGGAGTCAGAAACTATTACTATTAAATATACAGGAAGTGCCAAAAATGATGGCTCTTTATTAACCCCTGATCATGTTTGTTATATGTTAGAACAGGTTAGCTCAGAAGCATTAACGATTACTAAAGCCCATCGAGAAATCATCCTTTTAACCGATCATATTACTCAATAAAAAACCCATCATTTAACAAGGGGTTCAAACCCCTTGCCCCCCATTGTTATGATAGATTAGAGCCACCTTTGGTATCTTGTTAACCATGAAAAAATTTACTGCCAAAATATTCAGCTTAAGTTTCATACCAAATCCGAATGGTAGAGTATGCCATCCCCGCCTTGCAATAAATTACAAGGCTAACAGTTTATCATTCAATGAATTGAACTAAGGTATATTTTGATTCACGGATTTGGTATCATTACCCTAACCACTGTCTTTTTATTGGTAGTTGCAAATGTGCCAACTCAGATTTTTTTGACTAAGTTGCGATCGCCCCAACCCCAAGCTATATTAGTATTAGGTGGTGGTACAGGTAGAGAACGTTTTGCTTTGGAGTTTGCACAGAAACACCCTAACTTACCTATTTGGGTTTCTGGTGGTTCACCTTCGGAGAGACAAGTCTTGATTCAGGCTGATATAGATTCTCAGCGTGTCCATTTAGATAACCGTGCCACGGATACGGTTACGAACTTTACCACCACGGTAAATGCTTTACTGGAAAATAATATTCATCATGTCTATCTAATTACCTCAGATTTTCACATGAGGCGCTCCCGTGCCATCGCAACGGTGGTGTTTGGGAGTAGGGGAATTATTGTAACTCCTGTTTCTGTTTCCTCTGGACAACCAAGGGAAGAAACCTCTCGAGTTCTTAGGGATGTGGCTCGATCTTTTTTATGGGTATTTAGTGGTCGTACGGGAGCAAGTCTTAATCCTCGATTAACCCAACAAGCCCAATTTTCCATCAGAGACTTGATTTAACACAAAAAAAATCTCCTAACTATTAGGAGACTTTTTTGATTACAATGGGCGATACTGGATTTGAACCAGTGACGTCCTGCTTGTAAGGCAGGCGCTCTACCACTGAGCTAATCGCCCTTGTTGCGTTCACCTTTATAATTATAGCAAGTCTTTTTTAAAAATGCAACATGCCTTCAGGAAAAAATCATGATCGAATTACATGGCTTTGTTTACCATGGATTTTTATAGGTACTATTATCGTCTCAAAAGACCTATTGACAGGGTTTGTAGTAGCTTCTGGATTTTTGTTTAGTGGACTGATGTTTGGCCCTGATTTAGATATTTATTCGGTACAGTTCAAAAGATGGGGTTATTTTAAGTTTATCTGGCTACCTTATCAAAAATATTTGCGTCACCGTTCTTTTTTTTCCCATGGGTTTATTATAGGCACGGTAATTCGCAGTTTATATTTTTCTTTGATTATACTATTACTTGGTTTTATAGTAGGGGCGATCGCCCAT of Cyanobacterium sp. HL-69 contains these proteins:
- a CDS encoding putative membrane protein gives rise to the protein MIKQIIREKEGYFFIGHILAMFFGLAGLLLVLPHPEFVASLPPIGQSAFSWSMIGGGVVYMILGWATIAIFAYRKLGLWHWLGFMIPALGISLTSELLGTSTGFPFGDYHYLSGLGYKISGLVPFTIPLSWFYLGFCGYLITRVGLEKLSLPVFVKDLGAIVFGSLLLTSWDFVLDPAMSQTSVPFWLWDQPGAFFGMPYQNFVGWFGTGVVFMSVSTLIWRLKPMDFNQIPLTIPIGVYIGNFTFAMVMSIGANFYIPVLLGIFTGILPLVIFVNLANKSDSGNSIPLPFLSQ
- a CDS encoding Fe-S oxidoreductase — its product is MPIAPSTSIKPENLITPDIFKPARYLGNELGSKHKDWESASVRWVLTYPEIYEVGASNLGHIILYNIINAQPRQMCDRAYLPAPDLSQKMRDTHTPLFGLETKKDVKEYDILGFSLSYELGATNILEMLSLADIPLTWEERKDTDYPLIFAGGQTATSNPEPYADFFDFVALGDGEELLPEIGLVIEEGKKDGLTRTELLLDLAQVPGVYVPQFYDMQPDGSVKPNRDDVPERILRRVATPIPAYSIGLVPYVETVHDRLTVEIRRGCTRGCRFCQPGMLTRPARDVEPEAVVDSIVDGMKATGFNEFSLLSLSCSDYLSLPSVGIEIKNRLKDENISLSLPSQRVDRFDENIANIIGGTRKTGLTFAPEAGTQRMRDIINKGLTNEELLRGIQTAVREGWNQVKLYFMIGLPGETDEDVLGIVETVKWLRQECHHLSSKRLNFNITISNFTPKPHTPFQWHSVSTSEFLRKRDLLKDAFYHLRGVKVNYTDVRISAIEDFVGRGDRTLAPVVRRAWELGAGMDSWWESIDKAYQAWETAIEEAGLIWKYRKVESGEWNIFDAQSPEENHDNINYYAPLPWDHLDTGIDKTWLKEDLEKALAEATVPDCAFDGCSSCGVCSPDFGHNIVVTPPPIPDYVGNFKPNQEKAQRIRVWFGKQGDMALLSHLDLVRLFDRAVRRASLPISYTGGFHPGPKISIALALSLGMTSNSEIVDFENHTRIDIDEFVKKLQAQLPMELPLIKVEELPIKSAKATQILDIAEYLVTLSADNNISLHQWQHWINEVNNSSEILMEKTSKKRKKKMVNLKANLLSLCLADDNFEESETITIKYTGSAKNDGSLLTPDHVCYMLEQVSSEALTITKAHREIILLTDHITQ
- the coaX gene encoding type III pantothenate kinase CoaX → MSQENWLGLMIGNSRLHWAYFADNQLQQTWNTIKGDSLRELEDILPPEINNYLKRAIPLYVASVVPSATRLYLQLPQTIIIDVQSIPIEGIYKTMGCDRTLALWGGGCKYGFPSLVIDSGTALTFTGANEHMELVGGAILPGVKLQIETLFFNTAALPEVEILEEFIPRWAKNTPNAIQSGVIYSILGGIKGFIDDWLEKYPSSSIILTGGDTILLKQYFAKIYPSLADKIIFDSDLIFYGMKEYKLTI
- a CDS encoding Mn transporter MntC; its protein translation is MLNFHRYSKFVLPSLVLFGLLGCDFPTTTNNQVTEDLETETEVVDLPLVVATTDVICDLTRQIAQETIDLNCLVSAGIDPHVYQATPDDRRAIDQADVILYGGYGFEPNLINLVDATDNTAPKIAVYEEAVANPLMMTEDDGHDHGHSHGDGDEFPDPHVWHDASNGMSIVNVISEQLALLQPGQAQLYQDQASMINNDLEAMDGWIKAQIETIPTDQRILVSNHDALGYFVEAYGLQSNTALQGVSTEEAPTAGRVGELVRKIQNTNVPTIFVESSVNPTLINTVANEAGVQVADNPLFADGLGESGSGAETYQQKLMLNTQTVVEGLEGSFSPFQG
- a CDS encoding 4-hydroxybenzoate solanesyltransferase, yielding MTSAEVNNPNTLQSIIKLLRWDKPAGRLILMIPALWAIFLAGEGKPPVSLVFIVILGSLATSAAGCVVNDLWDRNIDDKVERTKKRPLASRALSVKIGIAVFIISLGCAAGLAFFLNPLSFWLCVASVPVIICYPLAKRVFPVPQLVLSIAWGFAVLISWSAVTGDLSDNAWILWGATVLWTLGFDTVYAMSDKKDDLQVGINSSAIFFGDFVADAVGLFFALTAGLFAYLGTINGFSFIFGVSWAIAVILWVGQYIELRKPNPDTINYGGIFGQNVTIGFILLLGIIVGIR
- a CDS encoding CoA-disulfide reductase / Polysulfide binding and transferase domain, which encodes MKLKQSIKILLFEVILSFCLFFTIESDLMASENFIPSNSMIESSVVSSVEDYPTLETAVEQYLKFIPSDYYKVSSVQELKDLMVNSQALLVDVREPSEYKSGHIPNAINIPLRRLSQNLDKIPCDRPVVLYCSTGYRSSMGVMTLHLLNYENVKGFPPSFRAWKNAQEAIALK